AAGCTCCTTGAATATCTATCTCTAAAACTACATCATTTCCTTCTTCTAAATTTTTTAACACGAAATCCTTTGGTGTACCGTAGTAGTGGCCATATACCTTTGCCCATTCTAAAAAAGAATCATTTTCTATCATTTTCTCAAATTCCTCTTCCGATTTAAAAAAATAGTTTTTCCCTTCTATTTCCCCGCTTCTTGGCTGACGGGTGGTGGCAGATATACTCAATTTTAAATTTTTCTCTTTTTCCATCAAGGCTTTGCATATTGTTCCTTTTCCTGCCCCTGAAGGCCCAGAAAGCACAATAAGTAACCCTTTTTTCTTTTTCGACAACACAAATTCCCCCTACTCTTCCTCTTCTTCTTCGTCTTCTTCTAAAGTGTCC
The sequence above is a segment of the Thermoanaerobacter ethanolicus JW 200 genome. Coding sequences within it:
- the gmk gene encoding guanylate kinase, which produces MLSKKKKGLLIVLSGPSGAGKGTICKALMEKEKNLKLSISATTRQPRSGEIEGKNYFFKSEEEFEKMIENDSFLEWAKVYGHYYGTPKDFVLKNLEEGNDVVLEIDIQGALKIKEKFPEGVFIFILPPSMEELKNRIKKRGTETEEEIIKRFKSAYEELNYVSRYNYVVINDSVEEAVEKIRAIIIAEKCRVDRNKDLYLEIKEELV